A stretch of the Ostrea edulis chromosome 9, xbOstEdul1.1, whole genome shotgun sequence genome encodes the following:
- the LOC125657941 gene encoding monocarboxylate transporter 12-like isoform X4, giving the protein MKRENAVPIDRGWAWMILLANFLVVFLVIGFMSSFGIFFAEFMSEFNAPASSITIALSLQTVVFSLSSLLVLNIGSRVASIRTYIIVSGFFACSAYLISAVITDVSYLVLSHGLIFGIAYGFSYGPALVILGRYFDKKRGIASSLGNTGVSFGSLVFPPIIRALLNHYGLRGTLVVVGGIHLHLCVAGALMRPIEFYEVRQRNSEGHSIEMTSIGFWSTTQDTESSRKNSLTSKINTCSMKENCTETEQTDVTGDNKSDVSKSKESFHCTGNERVGRNLCNKLIDFKILRNPLFRMWIPVCFLAIIGCVQIVIFIPPHAKDLHISDNNITLLVMIVGASNLISKILSAFLIYCNVMPKHQLIAVSLIITGVSSMFISFYTDFLTLSILSVIFGVFGSVYFGLFPAVLVDFVGLEHISGAMAINMLMQGLGLSISNPILGKIKAFISASDLHIVSPPVYFETIFIKLCVWSVLKSRQANDKQVDGNGVSTVSFKVSIRKFYSRYNDLVCQYNL; this is encoded by the exons atgaaaagagAAAACGCAGTTCCCATTGACAGAGGATGGGCATGGATGATTCTCCTTG CTAATTTTCTGGTTGTTTTTCTGGTGATTGGTTTCATGTCGTCGTTCGGGATTTTCTTTGCTGAGTTTATGAGTGAGTTTAATGCTCCTGCCTCCAGTATTACTATAGCGCTGTCTCTACAGACCGTAGTTTTCAGTTTGTCGT CCCTGCTTGTCTTGAATATCGGGTCACGTGTTGCATCCATTCGGACATATATCATCGTCAGTGGCTTCTTTGCGTGTTCAGCGTATTTGATAAGTGCCGTAATCACAGACGTATCCTATCTAGTTCTCTCCCATGGCTTAATATTTG GTATTGCCTATGGATTTTCGTATGGTCCAGCACTTGTTATCCTTGGGAGATACTTCGACAAGAAACGAGGAATTGCATCAAGCCTTGGTAATACAGGCGTAAGCTTTGGTAGTTTGGTATTTCCACCAATCATTAGGGCTCTCTTAAATCACTACGGTCTTAGAGGAACTCTTGTCGTGGTTGGCGGGATCCACCTACACCTCTGTGTGGCGGGAGCTTTGATGAGACCCATAGAGTTTTATGAAGTACGACAGAGAAATTCTGAGGGACACTCCATAGAAATGACATCCATTGGATTTTGGTCAACTACCCAGGATACTGAAAGTAGTCGAAAAAATAGTCTAACTTCGAAGATTAATACATGTTCGATGAAAGAAAATTGTACTGAGACTGAGCAAACTGACGTTACAGGCGACAACAAGTCAGATGTATCAAAATCAAAGGAATCCTTTCATTGTACGGGAAATGAGCGAGTGGGACGGAATCTATGCAATAAATTGATAGACTTCAAAATTTTGCGAAATCCTCTATTCAGGATGTGGATTCCAGTATGTTTTCTAGCAATAATCGGATGTGTTCAAATAGTAATTTTCATACCTCCACATGCAAAAGATCTTCATATATCAGATAACAATATCACCCTCTTAGTGATGATAGTAGGAGCTTCGAACTTGATTTCGAAGATTCTATCAGCATTCCTTATATACTGTAACGTTATGCCCAAACATCAACTTATAGCTGTATCTCTGATAATAACAGGCGTTTCTTCcatgttcatttcattttacaCCGACTTCTTAACATTGTCAATCCTGTCTGTGATATTTGGCGTTTTTGGAAGCGTGTACTTTGGTCTTTTTCCTGCAGTACTGGTGGATTTCGTTGGCTTAGAACACATTTCGGGTGCAATGGCAATAAACATGTTAATGCAAGGATTGGGACTATCAATATCCAATCCCATTTTAGGTAAAATAAAAGCATTTATATCTGCTTCAGATTTGCATATTGTATCCCCACCAGTTTATTTTGAAACAATCTTCATTAAATtatgcgtatggtcagttttaaaatcgaggcaggctaatgacaaacaagttgatggtaatggggtttcaacagtttcgtttaaagtcagcattcgcaaattctatagtcgttataacgatctagtttgccaatacaacctgtaa
- the LOC125657941 gene encoding monocarboxylate transporter 12-like isoform X7: MKRENAVPIDRGWAWMILLANFLVVFLVIGFMSSFGIFFAEFMSIAYGFSYGPALVILGRYFDKKRGIASSLGNTGVSFGSLVFPPIIRALLNHYGLRGTLVVVGGIHLHLCVAGALMRPIEFYEVRQRNSEGHSIEMTSIGFWSTTQDTESSRKNSLTSKINTCSMKENCTETEQTDVTGDNKSDVSKSKESFHCTGNERVGRNLCNKLIDFKILRNPLFRMWIPVCFLAIIGCVQIVIFIPPHAKDLHISDNNITLLVMIVGASNLISKILSAFLIYCNVMPKHQLIAVSLIITGVSSMFISFYTDFLTLSILSVIFGVFGSVYFGLFPAVLVDFVGLEHISGAMAINMLMQGLGLSISNPILGKIKAFISASDLHIVSPPVYFETIFIKLCVWSVLKSRQANDKQVDGNGVSTVSFKVSIRKFYSRYNDLVCQYNL; the protein is encoded by the exons atgaaaagagAAAACGCAGTTCCCATTGACAGAGGATGGGCATGGATGATTCTCCTTG CTAATTTTCTGGTTGTTTTTCTGGTGATTGGTTTCATGTCGTCGTTCGGGATTTTCTTTGCTGAGTTTATGA GTATTGCCTATGGATTTTCGTATGGTCCAGCACTTGTTATCCTTGGGAGATACTTCGACAAGAAACGAGGAATTGCATCAAGCCTTGGTAATACAGGCGTAAGCTTTGGTAGTTTGGTATTTCCACCAATCATTAGGGCTCTCTTAAATCACTACGGTCTTAGAGGAACTCTTGTCGTGGTTGGCGGGATCCACCTACACCTCTGTGTGGCGGGAGCTTTGATGAGACCCATAGAGTTTTATGAAGTACGACAGAGAAATTCTGAGGGACACTCCATAGAAATGACATCCATTGGATTTTGGTCAACTACCCAGGATACTGAAAGTAGTCGAAAAAATAGTCTAACTTCGAAGATTAATACATGTTCGATGAAAGAAAATTGTACTGAGACTGAGCAAACTGACGTTACAGGCGACAACAAGTCAGATGTATCAAAATCAAAGGAATCCTTTCATTGTACGGGAAATGAGCGAGTGGGACGGAATCTATGCAATAAATTGATAGACTTCAAAATTTTGCGAAATCCTCTATTCAGGATGTGGATTCCAGTATGTTTTCTAGCAATAATCGGATGTGTTCAAATAGTAATTTTCATACCTCCACATGCAAAAGATCTTCATATATCAGATAACAATATCACCCTCTTAGTGATGATAGTAGGAGCTTCGAACTTGATTTCGAAGATTCTATCAGCATTCCTTATATACTGTAACGTTATGCCCAAACATCAACTTATAGCTGTATCTCTGATAATAACAGGCGTTTCTTCcatgttcatttcattttacaCCGACTTCTTAACATTGTCAATCCTGTCTGTGATATTTGGCGTTTTTGGAAGCGTGTACTTTGGTCTTTTTCCTGCAGTACTGGTGGATTTCGTTGGCTTAGAACACATTTCGGGTGCAATGGCAATAAACATGTTAATGCAAGGATTGGGACTATCAATATCCAATCCCATTTTAGGTAAAATAAAAGCATTTATATCTGCTTCAGATTTGCATATTGTATCCCCACCAGTTTATTTTGAAACAATCTTCATTAAATtatgcgtatggtcagttttaaaatcgaggcaggctaatgacaaacaagttgatggtaatggggtttcaacagtttcgtttaaagtcagcattcgcaaattctatagtcgttataacgatctagtttgccaatacaacctgtaa